A single region of the Diadema setosum chromosome 14, eeDiaSeto1, whole genome shotgun sequence genome encodes:
- the LOC140237612 gene encoding tropomodulin-1-like, whose translation MATDYNKYADIDEDEILKTLTEEQLEELAYELDPDNSMLPPSERHRPQTKKAPTGKFDRQKLLDFLEKKAKEEKDWEENVPFVRGQKRGKVYENKKEDKEKDNIKENGNREPEEWEKELDHATEEDLVELAGILGLHGMLDQEQYDASQRSVGLGTERMKFHAVTKATIPKGDFQLEPPNTTDVEGSLKKLKANDKELKNLNLNNIKEIKMDLIKDIFAAVGDNTVLESLSMASTGLADKAALLAAEVLKKNKTLKTLNLESNFITSEGMSALCKAMTNNTTLTELRLANQRGLMGSKVEQEFANMLEKKNKTLLKLGLAFEHAGPRAMAQEALMRNNESVRKQRSEDK comes from the exons ATGGCGACAGATTACAACAAGTACGCGGACATCGATGAGGACGAGATTTTGAAGACCCTGACAGAGGAGCAGCTGGAGGAGCTGGCCTACGAGCTTGACCCCGAT aATTCCATGCTACCTCCATCAGAGCGGCATCGTCCACAAACCAAGAAGGCACCAACCGGAAAGTTTGACCGCCAGAAACTTTTGGACTTTCTGGAGAAGAAAGCAAAAGAAGAGAAGGACTGGGAGGAGAATGTGCCCTTTGTGCGTGGGCAGAAGAGAG GCAAAGTGTATGAGAACAAGAAGGAAGACAAGGAGAAGGATAACATCAAGGAGAATGGAAACCGAGAGCCAGAGGAGTGGGAGAAGGAGCTGGACCATGCTACAGAGGAGGATCTCGTAGAATTAGCAG GTATCCTTGGACTGCACGGCATGTTGGATCAGGAGCAGTACGATGCCTCACAACGCAGTGTAGGACTGGGCACGGAGAGGATGAAGTTTCACG CTGTCACCAAGGCAACTATACCAAAGGGCGACTTCCAATTGGAGCCACCCAACACGACCGACGTAGAGGGCTCACTTAAGAAACTAAAGGCCAACGACAAAGAGCTGAAGAATCTCAACTTGAATAACATCAAG GAGATAAAAATGGACCTAATTAAAGATATCTTTGCTGCTGTCGGTGACAACACAGTACTGGAGTCACTGAGTATGGCGAGTACAGGTCTTGCAGACAAAGCAGCACTG CTCGCAGCTGAGGtactaaagaaaaacaagacacTGAAAACACTAAACCTGGAGTCAAATTTCATCACTAGTGAAGGCATGAGCGCATTGTGTAAGGCAATGACAAATAACACAACGCTGACAGAACTGAGATTAGCAAACCAG AGAGGACTAATGGGGAGCAAAGTGGAGCAGGAGTTTGCCAACATGTtggagaagaaaaacaagacgCTGCTGAAGCTAGGCCTTGCCTTCGAGCATGCGGGACCACGAGCCATGGCGCAAGAAGCGCTCATGAGGAACAACGAAAGCG TGCGCAAGCAGCGATCAGAAGATAAGTGA